One genomic window of Thermorudis peleae includes the following:
- a CDS encoding zinc ribbon domain-containing protein, with translation MIYYCPSCGTRVPYANARYCQQCGRPLHAPAGGRPEETEASSTVAIGPGGAGYHRADNPVIIPFRSSLAPSVSGAANTRAQAARRPLWLVAGLTLATFGFYWYYWLGKSWSEMKAEVDDPGMDPLGHVLAMFVPIYNLFRLFAHYRVINQLLARTSSLVRVQPWLPVGFTLFGPFAVLLVGALLLSIVITVAPSSSISALMSILLIAAYLFSTQLFSALYGQHGLNAYWDALTGSRAAYRVGLGQWLLLLIGLIIWLWLIAAIMQGVTEPTVSRI, from the coding sequence GTGATATACTACTGCCCATCGTGCGGAACACGTGTACCCTATGCCAACGCACGCTACTGCCAGCAGTGCGGGCGGCCGCTCCATGCCCCCGCCGGTGGTCGCCCTGAGGAGACTGAAGCATCCAGCACCGTTGCCATCGGGCCAGGCGGTGCGGGCTACCACCGTGCTGACAATCCCGTGATCATCCCCTTCCGCAGCTCGCTCGCCCCGTCAGTTTCCGGGGCAGCGAACACGCGAGCGCAGGCAGCGCGCCGTCCCCTCTGGCTTGTCGCTGGCTTAACCCTCGCGACCTTTGGCTTCTACTGGTACTACTGGCTCGGCAAGAGCTGGAGCGAAATGAAAGCGGAGGTTGACGACCCCGGGATGGACCCGCTGGGGCATGTGTTAGCGATGTTTGTGCCGATCTATAACCTGTTTCGCCTGTTTGCTCACTACCGGGTGATCAACCAGTTGCTCGCCCGAACAAGCAGCCTTGTTCGCGTCCAGCCGTGGCTCCCGGTCGGATTTACGCTCTTTGGCCCCTTTGCTGTCTTGCTGGTTGGAGCATTACTGCTGAGCATTGTCATAACCGTTGCCCCATCCAGTAGCATTAGTGCCCTCATGAGCATACTGCTGATCGCAGCATACCTGTTCTCAACACAACTCTTCAGCGCCCTGTACGGCCAGCACGGGCTGAACGCCTATTGGGACGCACTCACCGGCAGCCGGGCAGCCTATCGCGTCGGGCTGGGGCAATGGCTGCTGCTGCTCATCGGGCTCATCATCTGGTTATGGTTGATTGCGGCAATCATGCAGGGGGTTACGGAACCCACCGTCTCAAGAATCTAA
- the purL gene encoding phosphoribosylformylglycinamidine synthase subunit PurL has protein sequence MTVTPEQLRAVALTQDEYERIVTLLGREPNQLELGMFGALWSEHCGYKHTRPLLKRLPTTGPGVVQGPGENAGAVELGEGLVVVLKIESHNHPSAVEPFQGAATGVGGIVRDIFTMGARPVALADSLRFGPLTDQRSRALFHGVVSGISWYGNCLGIPTVAGETTFLPEYRDNPLVNVMCVGIAQRQALVRARATGEGNLVVLVGADTGRDGLHGATFASVEDPAASHRGVVQVGNPFLEKLLLEACLEAQERGLVVAMQDLGAAGLTSACAETAARGGTGIEIDVLAVPRRETGMTPYEVMLSESQERMLAIVRPEHLEEALAVFRRWELHAAVIGRVTGDGRLRVREGDRVVADVPVELLTDACPTYVRPAAEAPEIIARRAFDLDALPDLARSPAADEVWLTPNDALLRLLGSANLGSRRPIYRTYDHTILTNTVVPPGAGDAAVLRIKGTSFGIALTTDCNPLYCQLDPFLGAQHAVAEAARNLSCVGAEPLAVTDCLNFGNPERPDVAYQLERAIEGMASACRALGVPVVSGNASLYNETAGRAIPPTPTIGMVGRVANIWRHARLAFRQGGVVLLLGPWTATLGASAFLATCHTITAGAPPELDLELERRVQAATRAAIADGLVWAAHDCSDGGIAVALAEACIAGEVGGDFDLAPLHEANGERVDRTLFGEAGSRVLLQVAPDNEATVTARLDAAGVPWLRLGIATGERVVLRFGATIVVDLPLSSLRQTWEQALIPDEQDAAR, from the coding sequence ATGACCGTGACGCCCGAGCAGTTGCGTGCGGTGGCCTTAACCCAAGATGAATATGAGCGCATTGTGACATTGCTGGGGCGTGAGCCGAATCAACTTGAACTCGGAATGTTTGGCGCGCTCTGGAGTGAGCACTGTGGCTATAAGCACACACGGCCGCTCCTCAAGCGCTTGCCAACCACCGGCCCCGGCGTGGTCCAAGGACCAGGCGAGAACGCTGGCGCGGTTGAGTTGGGCGAAGGGCTCGTTGTCGTGTTGAAAATCGAGTCCCACAATCACCCGAGTGCTGTTGAGCCGTTTCAAGGGGCGGCGACTGGTGTCGGCGGCATTGTCCGCGACATCTTCACGATGGGGGCACGGCCAGTTGCGCTCGCTGATTCGCTGCGCTTCGGTCCGCTCACGGATCAACGGAGCCGGGCACTGTTCCATGGTGTCGTCAGTGGCATCAGCTGGTATGGCAACTGCCTCGGCATCCCGACCGTTGCTGGCGAGACGACGTTCTTACCCGAGTATCGCGATAATCCGCTCGTCAATGTCATGTGTGTCGGGATCGCCCAGCGTCAGGCGCTCGTGCGTGCGCGAGCAACTGGCGAGGGCAACCTGGTTGTGCTCGTAGGGGCAGATACCGGCCGTGATGGGTTGCACGGGGCAACATTCGCTTCCGTGGAAGACCCAGCAGCGTCGCATCGCGGCGTCGTGCAAGTTGGGAACCCGTTTCTCGAGAAGCTCCTGCTGGAGGCGTGCCTCGAAGCGCAGGAGCGCGGCCTGGTTGTCGCGATGCAGGATCTTGGGGCGGCCGGCCTGACGAGCGCGTGTGCCGAGACTGCAGCGCGAGGTGGCACGGGCATTGAAATCGACGTTCTGGCTGTGCCGAGGCGCGAGACGGGCATGACGCCATATGAGGTGATGCTCTCGGAAAGCCAAGAGCGCATGCTCGCCATTGTCCGGCCAGAGCACCTTGAGGAGGCCCTTGCTGTCTTTCGACGGTGGGAACTGCATGCGGCAGTCATTGGCCGGGTGACAGGTGATGGGCGGCTGCGCGTGCGTGAAGGTGATCGCGTTGTTGCTGACGTACCCGTCGAACTCCTCACTGACGCATGCCCAACGTACGTGCGGCCAGCAGCAGAGGCGCCGGAAATCATTGCCCGCCGCGCTTTTGACCTTGATGCCTTGCCTGATCTGGCACGCTCACCTGCTGCTGATGAGGTGTGGCTCACCCCCAACGATGCACTGCTCCGCTTGCTTGGCTCGGCAAACCTCGGTAGTCGGCGACCAATCTACCGGACATACGACCATACGATTCTGACCAACACAGTGGTGCCACCAGGGGCGGGCGATGCCGCCGTGTTGCGGATCAAAGGGACCTCGTTCGGGATTGCACTCACCACCGATTGCAATCCACTCTACTGTCAGCTCGATCCCTTTCTTGGCGCGCAGCATGCGGTAGCGGAGGCTGCTCGCAACCTGTCCTGTGTTGGGGCTGAACCGTTGGCGGTAACGGATTGCCTCAACTTCGGCAATCCTGAGCGCCCCGATGTCGCTTACCAGCTCGAGCGAGCGATCGAGGGCATGGCTTCAGCTTGCCGGGCACTGGGGGTGCCAGTCGTCAGCGGGAATGCGAGCTTATACAACGAGACCGCTGGGCGAGCGATTCCGCCAACCCCAACCATTGGCATGGTCGGGCGCGTAGCGAATATCTGGCGCCATGCACGGCTTGCCTTCCGACAGGGTGGCGTTGTGCTGTTGCTCGGCCCGTGGACGGCGACGCTGGGTGCGAGCGCGTTTTTGGCTACGTGCCACACGATAACCGCTGGAGCGCCGCCAGAACTTGACCTGGAACTCGAGCGTCGGGTGCAAGCGGCAACCCGGGCAGCAATCGCGGACGGCTTGGTTTGGGCTGCGCATGACTGCAGTGACGGTGGCATTGCCGTCGCGCTGGCTGAGGCGTGCATCGCTGGCGAGGTTGGCGGCGACTTCGATCTCGCGCCGTTGCACGAGGCGAACGGAGAGCGTGTCGACCGTACGCTCTTCGGAGAAGCAGGATCGCGCGTCCTGCTCCAGGTAGCACCAGACAATGAAGCAACGGTGACTGCGCGATTGGATGCAGCCGGTGTGCCGTGGCTACGGCTTGGTATTGCCACTGGCGAGCGCGTTGTGCTCCGGTTTGGCGCAACCATCGTCGTTGATCTGCCGCTCTCCTCGCTGCGGCAAACATGGGAGCAGGCGCTGATCCCGGACGAGCAGGATGCAGCACGGTAG
- the purQ gene encoding phosphoribosylformylglycinamidine synthase subunit PurQ — protein sequence MRVAVVTFPGSNGDYDALCAVRDGLGVHAELVWHTTTDLSDYDAVILPGGFSYGDYLRAGAIARFAPVMDAVRAAAAAGKPVLGICNGFQILTEAGLLPGALLRNANRAFVCDWVWVRVETSRTPWTSTIPEGTVLRLPIAHGEGRYYADPATLAALERDRCVVFRYVDALGNVTEAANPNGSLGNIAGVCNAAGNVVGLMPHPERAYDALLGSASGLLILAAGLNVASARPVVVSGLEAGQ from the coding sequence ATGCGGGTTGCAGTTGTGACGTTCCCAGGTAGCAATGGCGATTATGATGCCCTCTGTGCCGTGCGTGATGGCCTTGGCGTGCATGCTGAACTGGTCTGGCATACTACGACCGATTTGTCGGATTATGATGCGGTTATCCTGCCGGGCGGATTCTCCTACGGCGATTACTTGCGTGCTGGAGCAATTGCACGCTTTGCTCCGGTGATGGACGCTGTTCGGGCTGCAGCGGCGGCCGGGAAGCCAGTACTTGGTATCTGCAACGGTTTTCAGATTCTGACCGAAGCTGGGTTGTTACCAGGGGCCCTCTTGCGCAATGCCAACCGCGCGTTTGTCTGTGACTGGGTCTGGGTACGCGTTGAAACCAGCCGGACACCGTGGACGTCGACCATTCCGGAGGGAACGGTACTGCGTCTGCCAATTGCTCACGGCGAAGGGCGCTACTACGCTGATCCCGCAACTCTCGCTGCGCTCGAACGTGATCGCTGCGTCGTCTTTCGCTACGTCGATGCGCTGGGGAACGTGACAGAGGCGGCGAACCCGAATGGCTCGCTTGGGAACATTGCCGGCGTGTGCAATGCTGCTGGCAATGTCGTTGGATTGATGCCTCATCCTGAGCGGGCCTATGACGCCTTACTCGGCAGCGCAAGCGGCTTATTGATCCTCGCTGCTGGGCTCAATGTGGCAAGTGCGCGCCCTGTCGTTGTTTCGGGGCTGGAGGCAGGGCAATGA
- the gcvT gene encoding glycine cleavage system aminomethyltransferase GcvT produces the protein MEPSALKRTPLEHRHLALGARMTAFAGWWMPVQYQGILAEHLATRTRAGLFDLCHMGQVLVTGADALPFLQWVTPNDVAALAPGQAHYSMLLYPHGGVVDDILVYRLPAGLAFLDADHAPPGERYLVVVNAANTEQDVVWLQERRAERSDLADVTVRDISASIGMLAVQGPRAVAILQRLTPADLATVPSFSAVATTVADVPVLAARTGYTGEDGFELYCPIEQVGVLWDAVLAAGEPDGLVPVGLGARDTLRLEACLPLYGNELSPEITPLEAGLGWVVKFHKGDFIGRSALLAQKEQGIPRKLVGFRLVERGGVPRSHCPVVADGREIGMVTSGTTSPTLRQQIGLALIAREYAGVGRSFAVVIRGTPVAAEQVKTPFYKRSTA, from the coding sequence GTGGAGCCATCAGCGTTGAAGCGGACGCCGCTTGAGCACCGTCACCTTGCCCTTGGCGCCCGGATGACGGCCTTTGCTGGATGGTGGATGCCGGTACAGTATCAGGGTATTCTCGCTGAGCATCTGGCCACGCGCACGCGTGCCGGCCTGTTTGATCTCTGTCACATGGGGCAAGTGCTGGTCACCGGTGCCGATGCGCTGCCGTTTCTCCAGTGGGTTACCCCAAATGACGTGGCTGCCCTTGCCCCAGGGCAGGCGCACTACTCGATGCTGCTGTATCCACACGGCGGCGTTGTTGACGACATTCTGGTCTATCGGCTGCCCGCTGGTCTCGCGTTTCTTGACGCTGACCACGCACCCCCTGGCGAGCGCTACCTGGTAGTGGTGAACGCGGCGAACACCGAGCAGGATGTCGTCTGGCTCCAGGAACGACGGGCTGAGCGCTCAGACTTGGCAGACGTGACGGTGCGCGATATTTCAGCGTCGATTGGCATGCTCGCAGTGCAGGGGCCACGGGCAGTGGCCATCCTGCAGCGGTTGACTCCGGCCGATCTTGCAACCGTCCCGTCGTTCAGCGCCGTGGCAACAACCGTTGCCGACGTCCCCGTGCTGGCAGCGCGGACAGGCTATACCGGCGAGGACGGCTTTGAACTCTATTGTCCAATCGAGCAGGTTGGGGTGCTCTGGGATGCGGTGCTCGCTGCTGGAGAACCAGACGGGCTGGTGCCAGTTGGGCTGGGGGCGCGGGATACCTTGCGACTGGAAGCCTGCCTGCCACTCTATGGCAATGAATTGTCGCCGGAGATCACGCCCCTGGAAGCTGGCCTTGGCTGGGTCGTGAAGTTCCACAAGGGCGATTTCATCGGCCGGTCGGCGCTGCTGGCTCAGAAAGAACAGGGCATACCACGAAAGCTGGTCGGTTTCCGGTTAGTCGAACGTGGTGGTGTTCCCCGCAGCCATTGTCCAGTGGTCGCTGATGGACGCGAGATTGGCATGGTCACCAGTGGGACGACCTCACCAACGTTGCGCCAGCAGATTGGGCTCGCGCTGATCGCACGCGAATACGCTGGCGTCGGGCGATCATTTGCTGTCGTGATCCGCGGCACGCCCGTTGCCGCTGAACAGGTGAAGACGCCGTTCTATAAGCGATCGACGGCATAA
- the purF gene encoding amidophosphoribosyltransferase, with product MRDDRPREACGVFGVYAPGRDVARLTFFGLFALQHRGQESAGIATSDGQQLFLRTSMGLVASAFTEDDLRALPGFIAIGHTRYSTTGSSVPVNAGPFLVRQGNDVIAVSHNGNLVNSDAVRAAVTARGATLQSTTDTEALAWMIVQTPGPDWPTRIRRAMTDFVGAYSLAILTPQALIAVRDPLGIRPLCLGRLAGEPNGWVIASESCAFGPIGAEMVREIEPGEIVVIDHEGVRSYRDPDWAGQQATCVFELIYFARPDSILLNRRLAIVRQRMGVELWREHPAEADVVVPLPDSATPAAIGYAMASGIPYAEALVKNRYIGRTFIQPDQRLREQGVKLKFNVVPEVIEGKRVVLVDDTIVRGTTSRPIVELLREHGAREVHMRVHAPPIRFPCYLGVDMATRAELIAAQLSVAQIREAIGADSLGYLSLEGLMRAIGLPRERFCTACLTGQYPVPVPEADRARREPAVASPSR from the coding sequence GTGCGTGACGATCGGCCGCGCGAGGCATGTGGCGTCTTCGGTGTCTATGCGCCAGGACGCGATGTCGCGCGTTTGACGTTCTTTGGATTGTTTGCGTTGCAGCACCGCGGGCAGGAGAGTGCAGGGATCGCCACGAGCGACGGCCAGCAGCTGTTCCTGCGCACGAGCATGGGCCTCGTCGCCAGCGCTTTCACCGAAGATGACTTGCGAGCGTTGCCGGGATTCATTGCCATTGGCCATACGCGTTACTCGACAACCGGCAGTAGTGTGCCGGTCAATGCAGGACCGTTTTTGGTTCGACAAGGCAACGATGTCATTGCGGTCTCGCATAACGGCAATCTTGTGAACAGCGATGCCGTGCGCGCTGCGGTGACTGCTCGTGGTGCCACGCTCCAGAGCACAACCGATACCGAAGCGCTGGCCTGGATGATCGTGCAGACACCCGGTCCTGATTGGCCAACACGAATCCGCCGAGCAATGACTGACTTTGTCGGTGCCTATAGTCTCGCGATTCTCACGCCCCAGGCCTTGATCGCTGTCCGTGATCCCTTGGGGATTCGCCCGCTCTGCCTTGGTCGACTTGCCGGTGAACCGAACGGTTGGGTGATTGCCTCGGAAAGCTGTGCCTTCGGGCCGATCGGCGCAGAGATGGTGCGCGAAATTGAGCCGGGCGAAATCGTGGTCATTGATCACGAGGGTGTCCGCAGTTACCGTGATCCTGACTGGGCAGGTCAGCAAGCAACCTGCGTCTTCGAGCTCATCTATTTTGCTCGTCCTGACAGCATCCTCTTGAATCGCCGGCTGGCGATTGTTCGCCAGCGGATGGGCGTTGAGCTCTGGCGTGAGCATCCGGCTGAAGCCGATGTCGTGGTGCCGCTGCCCGACTCAGCGACGCCAGCCGCGATTGGCTATGCCATGGCATCCGGTATTCCCTATGCCGAGGCCTTGGTCAAGAACCGCTACATCGGGCGAACCTTTATCCAGCCGGACCAGCGCCTCCGTGAGCAGGGGGTAAAGCTCAAATTCAACGTTGTTCCCGAAGTCATCGAGGGAAAGCGTGTTGTGCTCGTCGATGACACGATTGTGCGCGGGACGACAAGCCGGCCAATCGTCGAGTTGCTGCGCGAGCATGGCGCGCGCGAAGTCCATATGCGGGTGCATGCTCCGCCGATCCGTTTCCCATGCTATCTCGGCGTTGACATGGCAACGCGGGCAGAACTCATTGCGGCGCAGCTGTCGGTCGCACAGATTCGTGAGGCGATTGGAGCGGACTCGCTCGGCTATTTGAGCCTCGAAGGGCTCATGCGTGCAATCGGACTGCCGCGTGAACGTTTCTGCACGGCATGCCTGACCGGGCAGTATCCCGTGCCGGTGCCCGAGGCTGATCGTGCGCGGCGCGAGCCAGCCGTTGCCTCACCATCGCGTTGA
- a CDS encoding ABC transporter ATP-binding protein gives MSTPLLAVEGLRKTFGGIVAVNGVRFQVAPQEIVGIIGPNGSGKSTLFNLISGVLRPDAGRIIFRGQDITGWKPYQIARLGIGRTFQIPAVFTTMTAWDNLLTAAVEADWAHAPQRAEQLLALLTLDAVRDVRADSLSGGQQKLLELGRVLMRNPTLILLDEVTAGVHPTLRTVMLDVVRELRRSGTTFLVIEHDMELVRTLCDRILVMDFGEVIASGTFAEIAAHPDVIEAYLGRRVS, from the coding sequence ATGAGCACTCCCTTGCTTGCCGTCGAGGGCCTCCGCAAGACATTCGGCGGGATTGTGGCCGTAAACGGAGTACGCTTCCAGGTCGCGCCGCAGGAAATCGTCGGCATCATCGGGCCGAACGGCAGCGGCAAGAGCACGCTCTTCAACCTGATCAGCGGCGTCTTGCGCCCTGACGCTGGCCGCATCATCTTCCGTGGCCAGGACATTACTGGATGGAAGCCCTATCAGATTGCCCGGCTCGGCATCGGGCGCACTTTCCAGATTCCAGCCGTCTTTACGACCATGACGGCGTGGGACAATCTGCTCACGGCTGCCGTCGAGGCCGACTGGGCTCACGCACCACAACGCGCTGAGCAACTGCTGGCTTTGCTCACCTTGGACGCGGTGCGCGACGTGCGCGCCGACAGCCTCTCGGGCGGCCAGCAGAAGCTGCTGGAGCTTGGCCGGGTGCTGATGCGGAACCCTACGCTCATTCTGCTCGACGAGGTTACGGCCGGCGTCCACCCCACTTTGCGCACAGTGATGCTGGATGTCGTGCGCGAACTGCGCCGCAGCGGCACCACGTTCCTGGTGATCGAGCACGACATGGAACTCGTGCGTACCCTGTGCGACCGCATCCTGGTGATGGACTTCGGCGAGGTGATTGCCAGTGGCACGTTCGCCGAGATCGCCGCGCACCCTGATGTCATCGAGGCATATCTCGGGAGGCGTGTTTCATGA
- a CDS encoding ABC transporter ATP-binding protein, whose translation MTGLQVRDLVTGYGKVEILHGVSLDAAAGEVTCVFGPNGSGKSTLIKAIAGLNRVWAGTVRLGEVRLDTLPAHHIPRHGVCLVPQGGGVFPQLTVLENLRLGGYLLPPRVVEERVTALLDAYPELARRRGVQAGRLSGGEQMLLALARALVAEPRFLLLDEPSAGLSPRRVAETFERIAALTARGVGILMVEQNIREAMRITNRLAILVGGRTRFTGTPADVADERQLMALYLGG comes from the coding sequence ATGACAGGGCTGCAGGTGCGCGACCTGGTGACTGGCTACGGCAAGGTCGAAATCCTCCATGGCGTGTCCCTCGACGCTGCCGCGGGAGAGGTAACCTGTGTCTTTGGGCCGAACGGCAGCGGCAAGAGCACGCTCATTAAGGCGATTGCCGGGCTCAACCGCGTGTGGGCAGGAACGGTGCGGCTGGGCGAGGTGCGGCTTGACACGCTGCCGGCACACCACATCCCGCGGCACGGCGTCTGTCTGGTGCCGCAAGGGGGTGGCGTCTTTCCCCAGCTCACCGTCCTGGAGAACCTGCGGCTTGGTGGCTACCTCCTCCCACCACGCGTGGTGGAGGAGCGCGTTACTGCGTTGCTCGACGCGTACCCAGAACTCGCCCGGCGCCGCGGCGTTCAAGCTGGGAGGCTGAGCGGCGGCGAGCAGATGCTGCTCGCCCTGGCCCGGGCGTTGGTCGCTGAGCCGCGGTTTTTGTTGCTCGACGAGCCGTCGGCCGGGCTCTCGCCGCGCCGGGTCGCTGAAACGTTCGAGCGCATCGCAGCGCTCACAGCCCGGGGTGTCGGCATCCTGATGGTCGAACAGAACATTCGCGAGGCAATGCGCATCACCAACCGGCTGGCCATTCTTGTTGGCGGTCGCACACGCTTCACCGGGACGCCGGCCGACGTCGCCGACGAACGCCAGCTGATGGCGCTCTACCTGGGAGGCTGA
- the gcvH gene encoding glycine cleavage system protein GcvH — MAKVEPGLRYTRSHEWVKVEGDIAIVGVTDYAQSELGDITYLELPAPGTQVTQGQPLGVIESVKAASDIYAPVSGEVIEANTALTDAPDVVNRSPYGEAWLVKIRLRDPSELEQLMDEKAYEQFLKELAAA, encoded by the coding sequence ATGGCAAAGGTTGAGCCCGGACTGCGTTACACACGCAGTCATGAGTGGGTCAAGGTCGAAGGGGATATTGCCATCGTTGGCGTCACCGATTACGCCCAATCGGAACTCGGCGATATTACCTACCTGGAATTGCCGGCTCCGGGAACGCAGGTCACCCAAGGGCAACCGCTGGGGGTGATCGAGTCGGTCAAGGCGGCATCGGATATTTATGCGCCGGTGAGCGGTGAGGTGATCGAGGCCAATACGGCGCTCACCGATGCACCCGACGTGGTCAACCGCTCACCGTATGGTGAGGCCTGGTTGGTCAAGATTCGCCTGCGCGATCCCAGCGAGCTTGAGCAGCTCATGGACGAAAAAGCCTACGAGCAGTTTTTGAAGGAGCTGGCTGCCGCCTAA
- a CDS encoding branched-chain amino acid ABC transporter permease, with product MTWAHVRRGLALAGLLVLLSLPFWGNAYILRIATGIFLWAGLACAWNIVGGYAGYISFGHSAFFGIGAYAAGILMGERFGLPFAGALVVGVAAAGVVAALIGWPTLRLRGAYFAIATWAFAEMVLQLANVLRITGGTAGLTLPPLLDERLFYFLMLGGAVLTYGLCFVLLERSRFGYRLKAIRDNEIAAETLGIDTTRVKLQAFVLSAAITAAFGAIYAYWITFINPTSVLAGDITDQMVVMALLGGLGHLWGPAIGAASMYLVNRLFWSLWGNTTAYIVVLGVVIALVVLFLPDGLVSLWPRTRRLQVLRALGPHPQQERPTVAEEQR from the coding sequence GTGACGTGGGCACATGTGCGACGTGGACTGGCCCTCGCAGGGCTGCTGGTGTTGCTCAGTCTGCCGTTCTGGGGCAACGCCTACATCCTCCGTATCGCAACCGGCATTTTTCTCTGGGCTGGGCTCGCCTGCGCCTGGAACATCGTCGGGGGGTACGCGGGCTACATCAGCTTCGGGCATTCCGCGTTCTTCGGCATCGGCGCCTATGCGGCTGGCATCCTGATGGGTGAACGGTTTGGCCTGCCCTTCGCGGGCGCCCTCGTGGTTGGCGTCGCCGCGGCCGGAGTCGTCGCCGCGTTGATCGGGTGGCCGACCCTGCGGTTGCGGGGAGCTTACTTTGCGATCGCGACCTGGGCCTTTGCCGAGATGGTGCTGCAACTTGCCAATGTGCTGCGCATTACCGGCGGCACAGCCGGGCTGACACTGCCCCCGCTCCTCGACGAGCGGTTGTTTTACTTCCTCATGCTCGGCGGTGCAGTGCTAACCTATGGCCTCTGCTTCGTGCTGCTCGAACGCTCGCGCTTTGGCTACCGCCTGAAGGCTATCCGCGACAACGAAATTGCAGCCGAGACGTTGGGTATCGACACCACCCGGGTGAAACTCCAGGCGTTTGTGCTCAGCGCAGCAATCACCGCAGCTTTTGGCGCCATCTATGCCTACTGGATCACCTTTATCAACCCAACCAGCGTGCTCGCCGGGGACATTACCGACCAGATGGTCGTCATGGCCTTGCTCGGCGGCTTGGGGCACCTGTGGGGCCCAGCGATCGGAGCAGCAAGCATGTACCTGGTGAATCGCCTGTTCTGGAGCCTGTGGGGGAATACCACGGCTTACATTGTCGTGCTTGGGGTCGTCATCGCGCTGGTCGTCTTGTTCCTGCCCGACGGCCTGGTAAGCCTCTGGCCGCGGACACGGCGGCTCCAGGTGCTGCGCGCTCTGGGCCCGCACCCGCAACAGGAACGGCCCACAGTCGCGGAGGAGCAGCGATGA
- the gcvPA gene encoding aminomethyl-transferring glycine dehydrogenase subunit GcvPA, whose translation MTFSPHTPEDRRAMLEAIGVEQVADLFAPIPERYRFPELHLPPRLSEPEAAAELAELAGRNLHADQAPIFLGAGSYHHYVPAVVQQILWRGEFYTAYTPYQPEVAQGTLQAIYEFQSLVCLLTGMEVANASLYDGATAFAEGCLHAVSLPRNRVKLLVAGTVHPHYRSVLRTYTRGLPVQVVDVPAPPTLRMTPEVLAEYVDEQTACIAVQYPNVFGRIEDIAAIAELAHRHGARLHVSVYPIALGLLKPPGELGADIVTGEGQSLGIPMSFGGPALGLFATRRELVRQVPGRLIGMTQDSEGKRGFVMVLQTREQHIRREKATSNICTNQGLMALAATVYLSALGAHGLRQVATLCYQKAHYLADRIAALDGWELVGEGPFFNEFAVRPPLPPEEVNARLLDHGIIGGCALGQLDERYRDLWLLCATELTTRAQIDRLVEVLATLA comes from the coding sequence ATGACGTTCAGCCCGCACACGCCCGAAGACCGGCGGGCAATGTTGGAAGCGATCGGCGTTGAGCAGGTTGCTGACCTCTTCGCGCCGATCCCCGAGCGCTATCGCTTTCCTGAACTGCATCTCCCGCCGCGGCTCTCGGAGCCAGAAGCTGCTGCGGAACTCGCGGAGCTGGCAGGCCGCAATCTCCATGCTGACCAGGCGCCGATCTTCCTTGGCGCTGGCAGCTACCACCACTATGTCCCGGCCGTTGTCCAGCAGATTCTGTGGCGCGGTGAGTTTTACACCGCCTATACGCCCTACCAGCCCGAAGTCGCGCAAGGAACCCTCCAGGCAATCTATGAATTCCAGTCATTGGTCTGTCTGCTGACTGGCATGGAGGTTGCCAACGCCTCGCTGTATGATGGCGCAACGGCCTTTGCTGAGGGTTGCCTGCATGCTGTCTCGCTGCCGCGAAACCGGGTCAAGCTGCTCGTGGCCGGAACGGTGCACCCTCACTATCGGTCCGTGCTCCGCACCTATACGCGGGGCTTGCCGGTACAGGTGGTCGACGTGCCGGCGCCGCCAACGCTGCGCATGACGCCCGAGGTGCTGGCCGAATACGTTGATGAGCAGACAGCCTGTATCGCAGTGCAATATCCCAACGTGTTCGGGCGCATTGAGGACATTGCCGCGATTGCTGAGCTGGCACACCGCCATGGCGCGCGGCTGCATGTTTCGGTCTATCCGATCGCCCTGGGGTTGCTCAAACCGCCTGGAGAGCTTGGCGCTGACATTGTGACGGGCGAAGGGCAGTCGCTGGGGATCCCAATGAGTTTCGGCGGCCCCGCGCTGGGCTTGTTTGCGACGCGGCGCGAGCTCGTGCGCCAGGTTCCGGGTCGGCTGATCGGGATGACGCAAGACAGCGAGGGCAAACGTGGCTTTGTCATGGTGCTGCAGACCCGCGAGCAGCACATCCGGCGCGAGAAGGCGACGAGCAACATCTGCACCAACCAGGGGCTGATGGCACTGGCGGCGACTGTGTACCTCTCAGCGTTGGGGGCTCATGGGCTTCGCCAGGTGGCGACGCTCTGTTACCAGAAAGCGCATTATTTGGCTGATCGGATCGCTGCCCTCGACGGCTGGGAGCTCGTTGGCGAAGGGCCATTCTTCAACGAATTCGCTGTTCGCCCGCCACTGCCGCCGGAGGAGGTGAACGCGCGCTTGCTCGACCATGGCATCATCGGCGGCTGCGCGCTTGGGCAACTCGATGAGCGCTATCGAGACCTGTGGCTGCTCTGTGCGACTGAGCTTACCACGCGCGCGCAGATCGACCGGCTGGTGGAGGTGCTGGCGACGCTCGCGTAG